GGCCGATATGGTGCTCCGCCTCAACATCGATGACCGTGAGTCGATCCTCGTAGGTCTCAAAGAGCAGGCGGGCAAGGTTGTGGTCGAGGTGAGGGCAGCGAGCGAAGGGATTATGAATACCCTTCAGCTTCACAAAGATGCGATCACCAGAGAACTCGAGCAGAAAAACATTTACACGACTATATACGTCGATTCCAACGGACAGGAGAATGCCCGCAATGGCGGGGGCCGGAGGGAAAGGCAGGAGCGTGACGGGAATAAGGGAAATCCCGAAGAATTCGGGAGTCTCTTCGACACCCTTGCATAAAAAGGAGGCGCCATGTCAGTAGCAAGCACCGCAGCAACCAATACGAGCGTAGCGAACACCGCTACAGGTATGAAGTCGGGGACCATCGATAAAGAGGCGTTCCTGAGCCTGCTCGTGACCCAGCTCAAGTACCAGGACCCGCTCAATCCCCAGGACCCGAGCGAGTTCGTAAGTGAGCTCGCCCAGTTCTCCACCCTGGAGCAATTGACCAACATGTCGTCTTCCCTGGATTCATTGGCCACAAAGACCACGTCCGCCCAATGGATTTCAGCCATCGGGAAACGGGTCAATGCACCGAGCTCCACCCTCTCGCCCGGAGACGAGGTGGTAATATCGCCTCAGAGCGATTATGACACGGTAACCCTGAAGCTCAAGGATAGCTCCACGGGAGAGGTGACCACAAAGACTTTATACAAGGGCGAATCCCTCACCTACACGAACGACGGAGACAGCACGTACGCCATTGCGGCTCAGGCGACCAAGAATGGGACCGCCGTATCCGCAGTCGTGACGGTACTCAAGAAGATAGCCGGCGTCAGCATGAGCGACACGGGCAACACCCTGGTCTTCAACGACGGCTCGACCATGGACGCCACCGGCGCAACAGTCATCACGGAATGAAAGCAAGTATAGAATAGGAGGCATATATGTTAAGTTCATTGTATTCAGGCATCAGCGGTCTTCTCACCAACAGCGAATCGATCAACGTCATCGGGAACAACATAGCGAACGTGAATACCGTCGGCTTCAAGGCGCAGAGGACCTCTTTCCAGGATATGCTCTATCAATCGATAGAGAGCGCCTCGGGCACGAGCCAGGTGGGCAGGGGCGCAATCCTTGCCTCTATCGAAACGTCATTTGCCCAGGGATCTTTCGAAAGCACCAGTTCTGCCACCGACCTCGCCATCGGAGGCACAGGGTTCTTCATGGTAAAAGCGGCAAATAACGGGACCGTGTATTATACGAGGTCGGGGAATTTCAACTTCGATGCCGACGGGAATCTCACCAACTCGGCCGGTTATATTCTTCAGGGAAAGGTGATCGACCGGGCAACCAATGCCCCCTACGGCGTGGATACGGACATCAACGTCTCCTCCCAGCCGAGCCAGCCCAAGTCGTCGGGCATGATCGGCATGGCCCTGAACCTTCAATCGACGGCCGTATGGAAAGGCACCCTGGTCCAGCCGACCGCAGGCCCTGTCAGCTCCATCGCGTTGAGCAACCTGAAGTATCCCAGGACGGGGGCGTATAGCGCCACCACCACGACCAGAACCGCGGCAGGGACCGGAACGAACGATATCACGGTTCCCGCGGGCGGAATGACCGGCACCCTCACGATCAACGGCACGTCCATCGATCTGGCGGCTTATAATGCGGGAGCAGGGGTGCAGAATATCGGCGATCTCGTCCTCGCCGTCAATGCGACGGCGGTCAATGTGACTGCCTCCGCAAGTGGAAATAAGCTTGTTCTCACCGCGGACGCCGCGGGGAACGATGTCATTGTCAGCACGGCCGGGGTCACGGGAGGAAACATCGGATGGACCTCCTCGGATATCGCAGGCGCGGGACTTTTCGGATACACCATGAATGTCTCTATTGACGGAACCTCCACCTACACGGCAAACATCGCCGCTACGGCCGGAGTCTCGACAAACTGGGCGGGATCGGGCCTCGATATCTCCTCGACCGCAATGGCCGCCGGCACCTCATCCTTCGCGGTGAATGGGTTCAGCCCCACGACCCAGTCGGCAACGGTCACCCCGAGCACCACGTCCAACTACTCCTCGTCGGTCACGGTCTATGACTCTCTGGGTCAGGGGCACGTGGTAACGGTCTATTTCAGGAAATCCTACGAGACGACCTCCCCTCAGACCAGTGTCTGGGAATGGCACGCATGCCTCAGTGCGAGCGACTCGGCCACAGGGGCAGATACACAGGTGGCGACCGGAAATCTCACGTTCAATGATTCAGGCGTGCTCACCGCGGGCGGCGACCCTATACCGGTAAATTTTAACTTCTCCCAGGGCGCGAGCGCCAATCAGATGATCGACCTCGTCTTTGGCCCGGGCTCGGGGGGAGGCACGACGACCCAGTACCCCATTGCCTCGACCACCAACTTTCAGACCCAGGATGGTTATGCGCCTGGAACATTGACCAGCCTGAGCGTCAGTTCCGACGGCGTACTGTCCGGCCACTATTCGAACGGACAGATCCTCGACCTCTACCAGCTCACTCTCGCGAGCTTTAGTAATCCCCAGGGGCTGACAAGGGAGGGCGGCAACCTCTTTACCGCGACCGTCGATTCCGGCGTAGCCTATACGAATACGCCGGGCGCGGGAGGCCTCGGTAACATCAATGCCAACTCACTCGAACAGTCGAATGTCGACCTCGCCACGGAATTCGTGAAAATGATCGTAGCCCAGAGGGGATACCAGGCAAGCTCCAAGGTCATCACCACGACCGATGAAATGCTGCAGGAGCTCATGTCGATCAAGAGATAATCTTCTTTACCGGCGGGAGGTCGAAGGCGGCCCCCGCCGGTCCATTTCATGCTTCGGGGATTTATCTCCCCCTTCCCGTGCCCTCTGCAATATCCATTGTCAATTACGTGACATAAAAGGGAAACCCTCAACCGTTTCCGTTGACTGTCACGCTTCATTTCCCCCTGCCCCAACCCCTCTTTTTCCCTAAATACCTTTATTTACAGTCATTTATATCATTGGCATACATATTGCTTCACCAAAGAAAAACGGAGGAGTGGGCCATGTCGGATGAAACCAATGAAGAAATAGCGGTAGAGGAAGAGGAACAACCGGTAAAAAAGAAGGGCAAGCTCATGTTGTTCCTGCTCATCATCCTCGTCGTCCTCGGTCTCGGAGGAGGCACCGGGTACTACTTTTACGGTCATAAGATCATGAAGATGCTTCCGGGCAGGTCCGCTGCTTCGGGTACCGTGGAAAAAGAGAAGGTAAAAGAAAAGGAAAAGGAGCATTCGAAAAAACAGATTCCCGGATATATTGTGGCCCTGGAGCCTTTCATTTTCAATGTCGCCGGCAACCCATCCAAATTTGCGAAAGTTTCAATCGGCATCGAGGTAAAAGACGCGAAGATCGCGGAAGAGACCAAGAAGATCCTGCCCGCGATCCGGGACAAAGTGCTTCTCGTTCTCGGAACAAAGCCCGCGGAAGCTTTCCTCGACGTGAGTCAGAGGGAGACGGTGAAGGCCGAGCTCCAGGATAAGGTGGGAAGTCTTTTCAAGGAAAGCAGCGAGCTCAGCGCCGTCTACATAACCGATATCATCATCCAGTAAGGGGCCGAAATGGATCAGGTATTATCTCAGGACGAAATCGATGCATTGCTTAAGGGACTTTCCGAGGGGGATATCGAGGAGCCGCCTCCGGAAGTGGTGGTCGAGCCGCAAATAGAGGCAAAAACCTTCGATTTCCTCAAATATACCAAGGGAAAGAAGGAGAAGCTGCCGGCCCTCGAGTTCATATGCGACAGGTTTTCCAAGTCCTTCAGGGCCTCTCTCTCCCTTTTCATCGAAAAAG
This portion of the Syntrophorhabdaceae bacterium genome encodes:
- a CDS encoding flagellar hook capping FlgD N-terminal domain-containing protein; translated protein: MSVASTAATNTSVANTATGMKSGTIDKEAFLSLLVTQLKYQDPLNPQDPSEFVSELAQFSTLEQLTNMSSSLDSLATKTTSAQWISAIGKRVNAPSSTLSPGDEVVISPQSDYDTVTLKLKDSSTGEVTTKTLYKGESLTYTNDGDSTYAIAAQATKNGTAVSAVVTVLKKIAGVSMSDTGNTLVFNDGSTMDATGATVITE
- a CDS encoding flagellar hook protein FlgE: MLSSLYSGISGLLTNSESINVIGNNIANVNTVGFKAQRTSFQDMLYQSIESASGTSQVGRGAILASIETSFAQGSFESTSSATDLAIGGTGFFMVKAANNGTVYYTRSGNFNFDADGNLTNSAGYILQGKVIDRATNAPYGVDTDINVSSQPSQPKSSGMIGMALNLQSTAVWKGTLVQPTAGPVSSIALSNLKYPRTGAYSATTTTRTAAGTGTNDITVPAGGMTGTLTINGTSIDLAAYNAGAGVQNIGDLVLAVNATAVNVTASASGNKLVLTADAAGNDVIVSTAGVTGGNIGWTSSDIAGAGLFGYTMNVSIDGTSTYTANIAATAGVSTNWAGSGLDISSTAMAAGTSSFAVNGFSPTTQSATVTPSTTSNYSSSVTVYDSLGQGHVVTVYFRKSYETTSPQTSVWEWHACLSASDSATGADTQVATGNLTFNDSGVLTAGGDPIPVNFNFSQGASANQMIDLVFGPGSGGGTTTQYPIASTTNFQTQDGYAPGTLTSLSVSSDGVLSGHYSNGQILDLYQLTLASFSNPQGLTREGGNLFTATVDSGVAYTNTPGAGGLGNINANSLEQSNVDLATEFVKMIVAQRGYQASSKVITTTDEMLQELMSIKR
- a CDS encoding flagellar basal body-associated FliL family protein produces the protein MSDETNEEIAVEEEEQPVKKKGKLMLFLLIILVVLGLGGGTGYYFYGHKIMKMLPGRSAASGTVEKEKVKEKEKEHSKKQIPGYIVALEPFIFNVAGNPSKFAKVSIGIEVKDAKIAEETKKILPAIRDKVLLVLGTKPAEAFLDVSQRETVKAELQDKVGSLFKESSELSAVYITDIIIQ